From Lactobacillus sp. PV012:
CTGGTAACTAACATAATTAATCCTTTAATTGGACTATTTATTGGTCAAATAGACCTCTCAAACTTGAAGTTAACCATTGGTGAAGCTACTTTTAAATATGGAGCATTTATAAATTCAATAATTAATTTCTTAATCATTGCTTTTATCGTCTTCTTATTGATGAAAATTGTTAATAAAATTACCCGTCGCAACAAAGCAAAAGCTGACGAAGAAGAAAAAGAGCTTACCCAAGAACAAGCATACCTCAAAGAAATTAGAGATTTACTTGCACAAAAGAATAGTAATTAAAAACTTAGCGAGATGCTAAGTTTTTTTCTTTATGAAATATTATTTTTCTACTACTACGACTTTTCCAAAACTATGTGATCCTTCTAGATAACGATGAGCATCTGCCACATGTTCTAAATCAAATACTTTTTCTGGTTTTACCTTAATATCGTGTTTTTCAACAAACTGCAATAATTGCTCAATCTTCTTCTGATCAACATTAGCTGAATAAAAACTCGTCAAATACCCATTTGGCGCAATATCAGTTATGGGGTCAAAATCTTTTAAATACCATTCATTGCCTAATTGTCCTGTAGAACACACAATACCGTATTCGCAGGTATGCTGAAAACTATTTTTAATAGTTTTGGGGCCAATTAATTCAAGAATTTTATTAAATTTCTGATCAGTTTTTAGCTTTCCATTTTCGTCAACTATAACCTCATCATAACCAGCTACTTTCATCTCTTTCTCTTTTCTTAAAGACCTACTAGTTCCAGCCACAAAAATATCAGGATACTTGCCTTTAATTAACTGCACAAAAGCAATCCCTACGCCACTAGTACCCCCACGCACTAAAACTTTATCAGAAGGAGCAATTTTTAAATTAAGTAAAGAGCCATAAGCAGTATAGTAAGTTTCTGGCAAAGCAGCTAAAGTAGTCCAGTCTAGATAAGTTTCAATAGGATAAAGTTGATCATTTGGAATTAAAGCATATTCTGCATAAGAACCATCAAAATCTCGTCCCATTTCTCCCATTAGTGAAATCACTTTTTGACCAACTGGTAATCTTTTTGGGTCTGTCGTTTCAGCGATAATTCCTACACATTCAATTCCAAGAATGCGAGGAAATTTAACTGTAGGAGATAATCCCTTTCTAGTAAAAATTTCTGAATGATTAATTCCAAAACCTTTTATCTTTACTAGAGACCATCCAGGTTTTAAATCTGGTTTTGGTACGTCTTGATAGATAAGCTTTTCTGGTCCTCCTGCTTCTTTTATTACTACTGCTTTCATTACTTTTCCTCTTTTCTTTTAATCATTATCTCTTTAATCTGGTGATTTTTTTCTTTTTTTACAATCACATCTGCTCTCTTTTTAGTTGGAGCAATATAAGAATGAAGATTTTTCAAATTGACCTTCTTCCACACCTCTTCCGCAAATTTATCTGCTTCTTGGCGTGGTCGGTGAGCCCAAGAATAGAAAAAATTTCCCGGGTTATTATAATTTAAATCCATCATTTTATGAAAACGTTCAAGATACCAACAATATAGGTTCTCTTCACTAGTATCCAGATAAAAATTGAAATTAATATATTTTCTTGGGGAAACAGTTTCTCCTGGAGCGTCTTCTAATAAATAAATTCCTTCTATAATCAAGATATCAACTTGCTTCAAAACTTCAACTTGATTAGGAACTAGATCAGATAATTCATGAGAATAAATGCGATAAGGAATGGTAGGATAATGATTTTTTACTGCTTCAAAAAAATTGGCTAATGCATCCCAATTAAAAGACACGGGAAAACCCTTTTGTTCCATTAGCCCTTTTTCTTCTAACTCCGCATTTGACTTTAAAAAATTATCCGCTGAAACAACTTTTATCTTTTTTAAAGGATACTTTTTTTCAAGTGCTTGCTTTAATTTGGTTGCAAAAGTCGATTTTCCACTAGCAACTGCTCCACTAACTCCAATAATAAAAGGGGTCGTTTTTATTGATAAAATATCAATAATGTCTTGCCAAGGTTGCTTTTCAGAAGCTGGAATTATCTCCCATTTACTTTCTTTTCTCTGCTCCATTTAGTCGCCTTCTCTCCAAAATTGTTATTACTAGAATTTTTCTATCTTTCAGACTAACATAATACTTGAAAGAGAAAAAGAAAAGGCGATTTACGTGAAAAAAATTATTCTTTATGGTGACTCTATTCTCGCTGCTTACCAGCATAATCACCCTACCTCATTACTATTAGCTCGCCTAACTAAAATGTTACCTAATGCAGAAATCATTAACCGTTCTATTCCAGGAGCAACTAGTGAAGAGGCGTTAGACTTTTTACCCTTAAAGGTCACAAATGAGGATTATGATTTGGTAGTGTTGGGGATGGGAACCAACGACTGTACAATAAAGCTTGGCTTATCACCAGGTAAATATTCTTGGAACTTAGACGAATTAATTTCTAAAATTGGTTATCACAAAATTTTATTAATGGGGCCTGCTTATACCAATTGGGAAATTGCAGTGGACCATTCTTGGCCACGCACGCTCCAATTCCGATTAGTGGCTGCACAAGCCGCCCATAAAAATAAAGTTCCATTTTTAGATTTAGCTAATGATATGATTCTAACCGGACATCCCAATAAATTACTACAGGCCGATGGAATTCATCTCAATAACGAGGGGCTAGATTTACTTGCATCGGATTTAGCCAACGAAACAAAAAAGGTTCTCCAATAAGGAGAGCCTTTATTTAGTTAAGTAAGTATTTTCTTTAACATGATCCAATAAATGACTCTTGGAGCCAGTATATATTAAATCTAACTTGTACATTGCTCTTGAAGCAATCGTATAAAGAAGTTTTACTTCATCATCTTGGTGATAATTTTTTTCTGAAACTTCCCAAGCTACTACAGCATCAAATTCTAGCCCTTTGGCTAAATAAGATGGCATAACAAGCGTTCCAGGAACTAAACGTTG
This genomic window contains:
- a CDS encoding zinc-binding alcohol dehydrogenase family protein, whose amino-acid sequence is MKAVVIKEAGGPEKLIYQDVPKPDLKPGWSLVKIKGFGINHSEIFTRKGLSPTVKFPRILGIECVGIIAETTDPKRLPVGQKVISLMGEMGRDFDGSYAEYALIPNDQLYPIETYLDWTTLAALPETYYTAYGSLLNLKIAPSDKVLVRGGTSGVGIAFVQLIKGKYPDIFVAGTSRSLRKEKEMKVAGYDEVIVDENGKLKTDQKFNKILELIGPKTIKNSFQHTCEYGIVCSTGQLGNEWYLKDFDPITDIAPNGYLTSFYSANVDQKKIEQLLQFVEKHDIKVKPEKVFDLEHVADAHRYLEGSHSFGKVVVVEK
- the mscL gene encoding large-conductance mechanosensitive channel protein MscL, whose translation is MIKEFKEFIARGDVMDLAVGVIIGAAFTAIVNSLVTNIINPLIGLFIGQIDLSNLKLTIGEATFKYGAFINSIINFLIIAFIVFLLMKIVNKITRRNKAKADEEEKELTQEQAYLKEIRDLLAQKNSN
- the coaA gene encoding type I pantothenate kinase, encoding MEQRKESKWEIIPASEKQPWQDIIDILSIKTTPFIIGVSGAVASGKSTFATKLKQALEKKYPLKKIKVVSADNFLKSNAELEEKGLMEQKGFPVSFNWDALANFFEAVKNHYPTIPYRIYSHELSDLVPNQVEVLKQVDILIIEGIYLLEDAPGETVSPRKYINFNFYLDTSEENLYCWYLERFHKMMDLNYNNPGNFFYSWAHRPRQEADKFAEEVWKKVNLKNLHSYIAPTKKRADVIVKKEKNHQIKEIMIKRKEEK
- a CDS encoding SGNH/GDSL hydrolase family protein yields the protein MKKIILYGDSILAAYQHNHPTSLLLARLTKMLPNAEIINRSIPGATSEEALDFLPLKVTNEDYDLVVLGMGTNDCTIKLGLSPGKYSWNLDELISKIGYHKILLMGPAYTNWEIAVDHSWPRTLQFRLVAAQAAHKNKVPFLDLANDMILTGHPNKLLQADGIHLNNEGLDLLASDLANETKKVLQ